Part of the Aurantiacibacter aquimixticola genome, GAAAAATGCGCTGGACGCGGCAGATGGCGCGCCGCCGGACGTCGCGCTGCTCGATATCGATGTGGCGGGAGAGCCCGTCTGGCCGCTGGCGCGCAAGCTCGCCGAGAAAGGCCGGCCGATGGTGTTCATCAGCGCCAATCTCTCGCATGCCGAACTGCGTGAGGAATTTGCCGAGTGCCTGGCGCTCGACAAACCTGTTTCGCGTGCGGAAATTGCCGAGGCGATCGAGCAGGCTCTGGCGCCGCAGGGCGCTTAACCCCGCCCCGTTTACCGCGCTGGAAAAGACAGTTCGCGGCGATAGCCGTCGGCGCTCGCCTCACCGCTGGCTTCGCCCTGCAATTGACGCGCGGCGGTCGCGACGAGCCGTGTTCCGAAGCCCGGCGTACCGTCGTCCTCAACCCCGGCGGCGCGGCCCGTTTCTCTCCATTCGAGGCTGACGAGGCCATCCTCCTCGCGCCAGCCAATCGCCAGCGATCCGTCCTCGACGCCAAGCGCCCCGTATTTGGCCGAGTTTGTTGCCCATTCGTGCAGGATGAGTGCGAGCGAAGTGAGCTTGTCATTCGACACGGCGACATTTTCCCCGTCCAAGGCCAGTTCCTGCCCGGCCATGTTCGGCTTCAGCACTGTTTCGATCAACTCGCGCAGTTCGACGCTGCCGTTTTCATTGGCGGGCGAATTGGTGAGAGCATGCGAGCGACCGAGCGCATAGATTCTCTCACGAAGACCGTCGGCGAAGCTTGAGACGTCATCCGCATCGCGCGCTGCGATCGTGACCATCGCAGCGATGACGGAGAACAGGTTTTTCACCCGGTGATTCATTTCCTTGATCATCAGTTCGCGCTGGTCCAGCAGTCCCTGCTCGGCCGAGACGTCGAAGGTGACTCCGATGAACTTTCGTTTCCCGCCATTGTTGATCAGCTTGCCGAGCCCATGCAGATAACGGATCTTCCCATTGCCCAGCGGCAAGCGGAATATCTCGTCGAAAACATGCGATCCTTCCATCGCCATCCGCAGGGATTTGTTGATCCGGTCGCGATCCTCGCTCGGGATTGTCTGCAGGATGTCCTGCATAGACGTGCCGGGGTCGTCTTCGGGAATATTGAGCAGCCGGCGTTCCGTATCGTCAAGCGTCGTGGTGTCCGTGCCCGGCTCATATTCCCAGATGCCG contains:
- a CDS encoding response regulator, which translates into the protein MKVRAAMPNVMIVDDEAMVLLDLVMTVEELGYEVHSECCCLKNALDAADGAPPDVALLDIDVAGEPVWPLARKLAEKGRPMVFISANLSHAELREEFAECLALDKPVSRAEIAEAIEQALAPQGA